The following proteins come from a genomic window of Thermoproteus sp.:
- a CDS encoding 7-cyano-7-deazaguanine synthase: protein MCSIGGVLVFGELDAERAAAIEARLRAIAEASAERGRDSFGVVVLTRRGTYRAYKDRRSAPEALKDMPKIFDEESIAAIFNNRAEPTTEHVAEKTQEDIQPMVGERIAVTHNGTIANDIELERKYGLRRKSKIDTAILPPLLERLWDGSLEGLRRILRDEVVGSYALAVLDSARPGRLWLAANFRPLYYMWDRQLNALFFASFDTYLQGDVAPWDGNYVKRLEPYTVVEVGVDKTWRTASLWKADAEPARKKRALVVASGGLDSTTAATALLRQGYDVALLHFNYRHVAEGPEKKAVREISKALGVPLIEVDMDFFKLAGRSPLLGEGEINRVDMGREGAEFAHEWVPARNFVFIALAVALAEAWGYDYVALGVNMEEAGAYPDNEMEFIRLINSLLPYATGPQRKVQLLMPVGHLVKHEIVKLGLEVGAPLHLTWSCYDKGPKHCGRCGPCYMRRLAFKINGVRDPVEYDLPPEEEEEFWRGTKPYVWRRPQDR, encoded by the coding sequence GTGTGCTCCATAGGGGGAGTTCTGGTGTTCGGCGAGCTGGACGCAGAGAGGGCCGCGGCCATAGAGGCGAGGCTTAGGGCTATAGCCGAGGCGAGCGCCGAGAGGGGCAGAGACAGCTTCGGCGTCGTGGTTCTGACCAGGCGGGGGACCTATAGGGCCTATAAGGACAGGAGGTCCGCGCCGGAGGCCCTTAAGGACATGCCGAAGATATTCGACGAGGAGTCGATAGCCGCCATATTTAACAATAGGGCGGAGCCCACGACGGAACACGTAGCCGAGAAGACGCAAGAAGACATACAGCCCATGGTCGGCGAGAGGATAGCGGTGACCCACAACGGCACTATAGCTAACGACATAGAGCTGGAGCGGAAGTACGGACTTAGGCGTAAGTCCAAAATAGACACGGCGATCCTCCCGCCCCTCTTGGAGAGGCTGTGGGACGGCTCCCTTGAGGGTTTGAGGAGGATATTGAGGGACGAGGTGGTGGGTAGCTACGCCCTGGCCGTATTGGACTCGGCGAGGCCCGGCCGTTTGTGGCTCGCCGCTAACTTCCGCCCGCTCTACTACATGTGGGACCGTCAGCTCAACGCCTTATTTTTCGCCAGCTTCGACACGTACCTACAGGGGGATGTGGCGCCTTGGGACGGCAATTACGTCAAGAGGCTCGAGCCTTATACGGTGGTAGAGGTCGGCGTGGACAAGACCTGGAGGACTGCAAGCCTTTGGAAGGCAGACGCAGAGCCCGCCAGGAAGAAGAGGGCGTTGGTGGTGGCCAGCGGCGGCCTGGACTCCACCACGGCCGCTACGGCCCTGTTGAGGCAGGGATACGACGTGGCGCTGCTCCATTTCAACTACCGACATGTGGCGGAAGGCCCTGAGAAAAAGGCAGTGAGGGAGATCTCCAAGGCCTTGGGGGTGCCCCTAATAGAGGTCGACATGGACTTCTTCAAGCTGGCGGGCCGCTCGCCGCTTTTGGGCGAAGGCGAGATAAATAGAGTCGATATGGGGAGGGAAGGCGCCGAATTCGCCCACGAGTGGGTCCCCGCGAGGAATTTCGTCTTTATTGCCTTGGCAGTGGCTCTGGCCGAGGCTTGGGGCTACGACTACGTGGCCCTCGGCGTCAATATGGAGGAGGCCGGGGCCTATCCCGACAACGAGATGGAGTTCATACGCCTCATAAATTCGCTACTGCCCTACGCCACTGGGCCTCAGCGGAAGGTACAGCTCCTCATGCCGGTGGGTCATTTGGTCAAACACGAGATAGTGAAGTTGGGTCTGGAGGTGGGCGCCCCACTACACCTCACTTGGAGCTGTTACGACAAGGGGCCTAAACACTGCGGGAGGTGCGGGCCCTGCTATATGCGGCGCCTCGCCTTCAAGATAAACGGCGTGAGGGACCCCGTGGAGTACGACCTACCGCCCGAAGAAGAGGAGGAGTTCTGGCGGGGTACGAAGCCCTACGTGTGGAGGCGGCCGCAAGACCGCTAG
- a CDS encoding molybdopterin molybdotransferase MoeA: MSRGFKSLVPVDRAVSEFLSRITHKPQVVERPLGEALGRYLARDIVAEVDVPPFDRAAFDGYAVRSVDTMGASRANPVVLRVVGSAKPGRPYEGTIGEGQAVEIATGAPMPKGADAVVPYEEAADRGGAIEVYRPVPPYYYVSRRGEDLAKGELVLKAGTRLRPWDLGVLASMGMSKVSVYDVRAAVLSTGDELVDVEDLVGGVPPPGKIVNSTRFALVGLFQELGADAEYLGIIPDDEKAIEDALAKAVEKYDVVATTGGASVGGPDATHKAVSALAEFYVRGIAARPGRPNGAAVIKGRPVAVLSGFPVAAIVGFEVFVRPAVLKLVGGRPEPRPIVRGVLTRRITTPINVRTYARVRAYVKEGKVYIEPLAVTGSGVLSTLTRGNALLIVPENREGYDEGDEVEVQLLRALDE, from the coding sequence GTGTCTAGGGGGTTCAAGAGCCTAGTCCCCGTGGATAGGGCAGTGTCGGAATTCCTATCGAGAATTACCCACAAGCCCCAAGTGGTCGAGAGGCCCCTGGGGGAGGCGTTGGGCCGATATCTGGCTAGAGACATAGTGGCTGAAGTCGACGTGCCGCCGTTCGATAGAGCCGCCTTTGACGGATATGCCGTGAGGTCCGTCGACACTATGGGCGCCTCTAGGGCCAACCCAGTGGTGTTGAGGGTCGTGGGCTCGGCTAAGCCCGGGAGGCCCTACGAGGGCACGATCGGCGAGGGCCAGGCCGTGGAGATAGCCACAGGCGCCCCTATGCCCAAAGGCGCGGATGCGGTGGTGCCCTACGAGGAGGCGGCCGATAGGGGAGGGGCCATAGAGGTCTACAGGCCAGTCCCGCCGTACTATTACGTCTCCAGGCGGGGGGAGGATCTGGCCAAGGGCGAGCTCGTCCTGAAGGCCGGAACTAGGCTGAGGCCTTGGGACTTGGGGGTCCTCGCCTCTATGGGCATGTCTAAAGTGTCTGTATACGACGTCAGGGCCGCCGTGCTCTCCACTGGAGACGAGCTGGTCGACGTGGAGGATCTAGTTGGCGGAGTTCCCCCTCCCGGCAAGATTGTGAACTCCACTAGGTTCGCCCTCGTGGGTTTGTTCCAAGAGCTGGGGGCAGATGCAGAGTACCTCGGCATAATCCCCGACGACGAGAAGGCCATAGAGGACGCTCTTGCCAAGGCGGTCGAGAAATACGACGTGGTGGCCACCACGGGGGGCGCCTCTGTGGGAGGCCCCGACGCGACCCACAAGGCCGTCTCGGCCCTTGCGGAGTTCTACGTGAGGGGCATAGCCGCCAGGCCGGGGAGGCCCAACGGAGCCGCCGTGATTAAGGGCAGGCCCGTGGCGGTCCTTTCGGGCTTCCCAGTGGCGGCCATAGTGGGCTTTGAGGTCTTCGTGAGGCCGGCCGTATTGAAGCTAGTGGGAGGGCGGCCCGAGCCGAGGCCCATCGTGAGGGGAGTTCTAACTAGAAGGATAACCACTCCGATAAACGTCAGGACTTACGCCAGAGTCCGCGCGTATGTGAAGGAGGGGAAGGTCTACATAGAGCCGCTGGCGGTCACCGGCAGCGGAGTCCTCTCAACTCTAACTAGAGGCAACGCCCTATTGATAGTGCCCGAGAATAGAGAGGGCTACGACGAGGGCGATGAGGTCGAGGTGCAGCTACTGAGGGCCCTCGACGAATAG
- a CDS encoding sulfurtransferase TusA family protein → MEQIKRRLLDLRGYVCPYPQLATLKTLRSMEVGEELEVVTDNPPSVENVPAIARREGQEVVSVQQIGEGLWRIVIRKVR, encoded by the coding sequence ATGGAGCAGATAAAGAGGAGGCTCCTCGACTTGAGAGGCTACGTATGTCCCTATCCGCAATTGGCTACGCTTAAGACTTTAAGGTCCATGGAGGTGGGCGAGGAGCTCGAGGTCGTCACCGACAATCCGCCTTCGGTGGAGAACGTGCCGGCTATCGCCAGGAGGGAGGGCCAGGAGGTGGTCTCGGTGCAACAAATAGGCGAGGGACTTTGGAGGATAGTCATTAGGAAGGTCCGATGA
- a CDS encoding SelD-related putative sulfur metabolism protein, whose amino-acid sequence MNPIERFRERVRLYREAGIAIESLSLGCSVKVDLYDVLYPAIELLKDEVSKLNLVIAPREDAAIVRGVGAELRRLYLDPEDPRIDPAFLESYAPDLAVVLVQLYMAKAATPKAFAEYAAKLYKALGSSRHRVWLGKGHSIVSTKRGAEFFMVDFLKVGTGEGYVLANNDTIQVIDPSEDLDSSLQVAVAINNALNDLYVKGVHNDVEIAPVYDAPEPYYAKIEAAVRSHASSLGRLVEAPQPRRGYLLLGATAYGPLDREPPTFYNHLGEDFVVLVTRPFGELAFFTTYVAIHTDAELLKSFEKSVMPLDQFEKEKRAVLELMAQPNRDVAEVIYQYLPELGERFDPERHIAATIDVSGPGVFVFKEVAERAGVDIELTDVPLLSSAVSKFAAENYVMPDATAGTNGAIALFLHKKLADEVLDRLARIKRLKPMAIGRVLGRGEGRLVVPSWALGYISSEKLKEKLIGARQVLGALAAGGKKVRARAYVEGEVQGVGFRPTARSKARALGLTGYAANLPDGRVELVVEGDRERIEKFLQELCTRFDCKVGEVIWEEAKGEYKDFEVR is encoded by the coding sequence ATGAACCCCATAGAGAGGTTTAGGGAGAGGGTTAGGCTCTATAGGGAGGCCGGAATAGCCATAGAGTCGCTGTCGTTGGGCTGTTCCGTCAAAGTGGACCTATACGACGTCTTGTACCCAGCCATAGAGCTCCTCAAGGACGAGGTGTCTAAGCTCAATTTGGTCATAGCGCCGAGAGAGGACGCTGCCATAGTGAGGGGCGTCGGGGCCGAGTTGAGGCGGCTCTATTTGGATCCTGAGGACCCCAGGATAGATCCGGCGTTTCTTGAGTCCTACGCGCCCGACCTCGCCGTTGTCTTGGTGCAACTCTATATGGCCAAAGCCGCGACCCCCAAGGCCTTCGCCGAGTACGCCGCGAAGCTCTACAAGGCCTTGGGCTCCTCTAGGCATAGGGTGTGGCTGGGCAAGGGGCACAGCATAGTGAGCACCAAAAGGGGCGCCGAGTTCTTCATGGTGGATTTCCTCAAGGTGGGGACTGGCGAGGGCTATGTCTTGGCCAATAACGACACGATACAGGTCATAGACCCCTCCGAGGACCTCGACTCGTCCCTACAGGTGGCGGTCGCCATAAACAACGCCCTGAACGACCTATACGTCAAGGGGGTCCACAATGACGTAGAGATAGCGCCTGTCTACGACGCGCCGGAGCCCTATTACGCCAAAATAGAGGCGGCCGTGAGAAGCCATGCGTCGTCTCTAGGCAGGCTGGTAGAGGCGCCCCAGCCCAGAAGGGGCTATTTGCTCCTAGGCGCCACCGCCTATGGCCCTCTCGACAGAGAGCCCCCCACGTTCTACAACCATCTGGGCGAAGACTTCGTGGTGTTAGTCACCAGGCCTTTCGGCGAGCTGGCCTTCTTCACGACCTACGTAGCCATACATACAGACGCCGAGCTCCTCAAGTCCTTCGAGAAGTCTGTAATGCCCCTAGACCAATTCGAGAAGGAGAAGAGAGCCGTGTTAGAGCTCATGGCCCAGCCCAATAGGGACGTGGCCGAGGTCATATACCAATACCTCCCGGAGCTCGGAGAGAGGTTCGACCCCGAGCGCCATATAGCTGCCACCATAGACGTGTCGGGGCCCGGCGTCTTTGTGTTCAAGGAGGTGGCTGAGAGGGCCGGCGTCGACATAGAGCTCACAGACGTGCCGCTTTTAAGTTCGGCGGTCTCCAAATTCGCCGCGGAGAATTACGTCATGCCGGACGCGACGGCAGGCACCAACGGGGCGATCGCGCTCTTCTTGCACAAGAAGCTCGCCGACGAGGTCCTGGACAGACTCGCCAGGATAAAGAGACTTAAGCCTATGGCGATCGGCAGGGTGTTGGGGAGGGGCGAAGGGAGACTTGTGGTGCCCAGTTGGGCTTTGGGCTACATATCGAGCGAGAAGCTCAAAGAGAAGCTGATAGGCGCGAGGCAAGTCCTCGGGGCGTTGGCGGCAGGAGGCAAGAAGGTTAGAGCTAGGGCCTACGTCGAGGGTGAAGTCCAAGGCGTGGGGTTTAGGCCCACGGCCAGATCTAAAGCCAGGGCGTTAGGCCTTACTGGCTACGCCGCGAACCTCCCAGACGGGAGGGTCGAACTCGTCGTCGAGGGAGATAGGGAGAGGATAGAGAAATTCCTACAGGAGCTCTGCACCCGCTTCGACTGCAAGGTCGGCGAGGTCATCTGGGAGGAGGCCAAAGGCGAGTATAAGGACTTCGAAGTTAGGTAG
- a CDS encoding thioredoxin domain-containing protein, translating into MDREACLKKSTSPFVLEGLRSKVKWWGWCAEAFEAARREDRPVLVDVGAVWCHWCHVMDETTYSDDEVAELINRYFLPIKVDRDERPDVDRRLQEYAMLIAGQAGWPLTVFMTPEGEVIWAATYLPPRDHMGLPGMAKVLRAVLDAYRTKRGDIKKMTEDLAREVASWHSPAPGEPGRSLEVDVLASLAASFDEEFGGFGAAPKFPPITQLDLLMLRHFYDGKSIYAKMALATLRAMAMGGVYDQVGGGFFRYSTDRVWAVPHYEKLLIDNAELLSTYARAYAHFGDELLRRTAAGIVSWFDEFMRDPEGGYYASQDADVEGEEGGYYRWTEEELREALGPLFEKAAEMFGLYQFNWPEGKVTPRVVEWVPEGNRILRLLLEKRRRERRPPFVDKTIYAGWSCAAAKAELEASRLAGVGNAEFALKALERLRRALWDGGVLRRGVRNGVLLGPGVLEDYAYCSLAALEAFAHTADPSWLMWAVELGEAMVDKFATEAGFRDVEEPDPVLRTPNIPATDTPNYSGNSLAMLTCDYLYYVTGVKKFREAADRALRALYGKMQRLGPSAASLAIALDAHIAEPPRTVIVGSEELWRAALAEYRPLHLVVPVGEQWDYPEPSIRSMTRGPRSAAYVCAWGACTMPIRDTGRLREAVREFRREAYRLE; encoded by the coding sequence GTGGACAGAGAGGCGTGTTTAAAAAAGTCGACATCGCCCTTCGTGTTAGAGGGGCTTAGGAGCAAGGTGAAGTGGTGGGGCTGGTGCGCAGAGGCCTTCGAGGCGGCGAGGAGGGAAGACAGGCCCGTCCTTGTCGACGTGGGCGCCGTGTGGTGCCATTGGTGCCACGTCATGGACGAAACCACGTACAGCGACGACGAGGTGGCCGAGCTGATAAACCGCTACTTCCTGCCGATTAAGGTGGACAGGGACGAGCGCCCCGACGTAGACCGCCGTCTGCAGGAATATGCAATGTTAATCGCGGGACAAGCCGGCTGGCCCCTCACCGTGTTCATGACCCCAGAGGGGGAGGTGATATGGGCCGCCACGTACCTCCCGCCGAGGGACCACATGGGCCTCCCCGGGATGGCGAAGGTGCTCAGAGCGGTCCTGGACGCCTATAGGACGAAGAGGGGCGACATCAAGAAGATGACTGAGGATCTCGCCAGAGAGGTCGCGAGCTGGCACTCGCCTGCTCCGGGGGAGCCCGGCAGGTCCCTGGAAGTCGACGTCTTGGCCTCTTTGGCCGCCTCTTTCGACGAGGAGTTCGGAGGGTTCGGCGCGGCGCCCAAGTTCCCCCCAATTACCCAGCTCGACCTGTTGATGCTCCGTCACTTCTACGACGGGAAGTCCATATACGCCAAGATGGCTCTAGCCACCCTGAGGGCTATGGCCATGGGCGGCGTGTACGACCAGGTGGGAGGCGGCTTCTTCCGATACTCCACCGACAGGGTCTGGGCGGTGCCCCACTACGAGAAGTTGCTGATCGACAACGCGGAGCTCCTTTCCACCTACGCCCGCGCCTACGCCCACTTCGGCGACGAGCTGTTGAGGAGGACCGCGGCGGGCATAGTCTCGTGGTTCGACGAATTTATGCGCGACCCGGAGGGCGGCTACTACGCGAGCCAAGACGCAGACGTTGAGGGAGAGGAAGGGGGCTACTACCGGTGGACCGAAGAGGAGCTGAGAGAGGCGCTGGGGCCTCTGTTCGAAAAAGCCGCCGAGATGTTCGGCCTCTATCAATTCAACTGGCCCGAAGGCAAAGTCACGCCGAGGGTGGTCGAGTGGGTCCCCGAAGGGAACAGGATCCTCCGCTTGTTGTTAGAGAAAAGGCGCCGTGAAAGGAGGCCTCCCTTCGTGGACAAGACGATATACGCAGGGTGGAGTTGCGCCGCGGCCAAGGCCGAGCTTGAGGCCAGCAGGCTCGCTGGCGTCGGCAACGCCGAGTTTGCCCTTAAGGCCTTGGAGAGGCTGAGGCGAGCCCTGTGGGATGGCGGCGTCCTCAGACGAGGCGTGCGCAACGGCGTACTGCTGGGCCCCGGCGTCCTGGAGGACTATGCGTACTGTTCTCTAGCCGCATTGGAGGCCTTCGCCCATACGGCTGACCCCTCGTGGCTGATGTGGGCAGTAGAGCTTGGCGAGGCTATGGTGGACAAGTTCGCCACGGAGGCCGGCTTCAGGGACGTGGAGGAGCCCGATCCGGTATTGAGGACGCCCAACATACCGGCCACGGATACGCCCAACTACTCCGGCAACTCCCTTGCAATGCTGACCTGTGACTACTTGTACTACGTGACTGGGGTGAAGAAGTTCAGGGAGGCCGCAGATCGGGCCTTAAGGGCGCTGTACGGCAAGATGCAACGCCTAGGTCCTTCCGCCGCAAGTCTGGCGATAGCCCTAGACGCCCACATCGCGGAGCCTCCCCGTACTGTGATCGTCGGGAGCGAAGAGCTTTGGAGGGCCGCGTTGGCCGAATACCGCCCCCTCCACCTCGTGGTCCCTGTCGGTGAGCAGTGGGACTACCCGGAGCCCTCCATAAGGTCGATGACAAGAGGCCCGAGGTCCGCCGCCTACGTCTGCGCCTGGGGGGCATGCACCATGCCCATAAGGGACACTGGGCGGCTACGCGAGGCTGTGAGGGAGTTCAGGAGGGAGGCTTACCGCCTAGAGTAG
- a CDS encoding FAD-dependent oxidoreductase, which yields MMYDVVIIGGGSAGFAAGRVPNSETAGGLLKPNPDGSIKVNTKMETSMPGVYATGDVAGGVFLGGGATPKTQRPDRALWRPKTPWGSAEYNPLATPRVVFTDPPVAAA from the coding sequence ATGATGTACGACGTCGTCATAATAGGCGGAGGGTCCGCCGGCTTCGCCGCCGGGCGGGTGCCCAACTCCGAAACCGCCGGCGGCTTGTTGAAGCCAAATCCGGACGGCTCCATAAAGGTGAACACAAAGATGGAGACGTCAATGCCGGGCGTATACGCGACGGGGGACGTGGCCGGAGGCGTCTTCCTCGGAGGGGGCGCTACTCCGAAAACGCAACGGCCAGACAGGGCGTTATGGCGGCCGAAAACGCCATGGGGCTCCGCCGAGTACAACCCGTTGGCGACGCCGAGGGTAGTCTTCACAGATCCCCCGGTGGCCGCCGCGTAG
- a CDS encoding sulfurtransferase, whose protein sequence is MALVTSDWVLQNLNNPKVMVVEVDYDPNTAYNQWHVPGAVSIAWRELRHPVRRDFVEPADFEKLMSEKGISNDHTVVLYGDFNNWFAAYAFWLFEAYGHEDLKLMDGGRTAWAKEGKPTARDVPSYPKTQYKVRRVDWGSRRAYLWEVMNKVMHGEVKRNVLLVDVRSPAEYKGEVTAPPEYPNEQTQVGGHIPGAVNIPWAQAVDPNTGKFKPVEELRRLYESAGITPDREVITYCRIGERAAHTWFVLKYILKYPAVRVYDGSWAEWGNLVGAPVEK, encoded by the coding sequence ATGGCATTAGTAACAAGCGACTGGGTACTACAAAACCTAAACAACCCCAAGGTGATGGTGGTGGAGGTGGACTACGACCCCAACACGGCCTACAACCAGTGGCACGTCCCCGGCGCTGTGTCGATCGCCTGGAGGGAGCTCAGACATCCCGTCAGGAGGGACTTCGTGGAGCCGGCCGACTTCGAGAAGCTCATGTCCGAAAAGGGCATCTCCAACGACCACACGGTGGTGCTGTACGGCGACTTCAACAACTGGTTTGCCGCCTACGCCTTCTGGCTCTTCGAGGCCTACGGCCACGAGGACCTCAAGCTCATGGACGGGGGCAGGACCGCTTGGGCCAAAGAGGGCAAGCCCACCGCGCGGGATGTGCCCAGCTACCCGAAGACGCAGTACAAGGTGAGGAGGGTGGACTGGGGCTCCAGGAGGGCCTACCTCTGGGAGGTGATGAACAAGGTCATGCACGGCGAGGTGAAGAGAAACGTCCTGCTGGTTGACGTGAGGAGCCCGGCGGAGTATAAAGGCGAGGTCACCGCGCCCCCCGAGTACCCCAACGAGCAGACGCAAGTAGGCGGCCACATACCCGGCGCGGTGAACATACCTTGGGCGCAGGCGGTGGACCCCAACACGGGGAAGTTCAAGCCGGTTGAGGAGCTGAGGAGGCTCTATGAGTCGGCCGGCATCACGCCGGACAGAGAGGTGATCACCTACTGCAGGATAGGCGAGAGGGCGGCCCACACCTGGTTCGTATTGAAGTACATCTTGAAGTACCCCGCCGTGAGGGTCTACGACGGGAGCTGGGCCGAGTGGGGCAATCTGGTGGGCGCCCCAGTGGAGAAATGA
- a CDS encoding DsrE/DsrF/DrsH-like family protein, producing MSSKKTVGIVVQSGAANRICCVVIYAAAALASGRKVVLHLVNEGLVAFRKDTADKIWGSLKPDDWSIFPEGYRSYVETFLKNLNSAIKSGRFKDWRDALVELKEMFKEDFKIYACPMAAQMYNIKKEDLLDIVDGIAGAETFLEEVEGGTVFVF from the coding sequence ATGTCGTCGAAGAAAACTGTAGGCATAGTGGTCCAGAGCGGGGCGGCAAATAGGATATGTTGCGTGGTGATCTACGCCGCGGCCGCCTTGGCGTCGGGCAGGAAGGTAGTGCTCCATTTGGTCAACGAGGGCCTTGTGGCCTTCAGGAAGGACACAGCCGACAAGATATGGGGTAGCTTGAAGCCCGACGACTGGTCTATATTCCCCGAGGGGTATAGGTCATATGTGGAGACCTTCTTGAAGAACTTAAATTCAGCAATAAAGTCCGGCCGGTTTAAAGACTGGCGCGACGCGCTCGTAGAGCTTAAGGAGATGTTCAAAGAGGACTTCAAGATATATGCCTGCCCCATGGCGGCGCAGATGTATAACATAAAGAAGGAAGACCTACTGGACATAGTCGACGGGATAGCCGGCGCCGAGACCTTCCTAGAGGAGGTAGAGGGCGGTACTGTCTTCGTCTTCTAG
- a CDS encoding SMC family ATPase, giving the protein MLKSIELRNFRVHEDFATDFVEGVNFIYGPNGAGKTSLLEAIAIALYGSRWLQKTRAKWSDLVRRGASEASIQLSFVGLDGVEYVVARRFGPSGSITAGTYLLAEGKMVARGDQEVTAAVIKALGLGVEEFANLAYIRQGELRRILLEPEYIDRLFRLDEFDELDEIVRDVLTAVSKKRERAEGRLEELNRRAEDSSRRLKEIEAKLEETKREAEGLRPYFQQYKETEAQFGALRERAAALEQEAKSLRAEVERLEEELVELDVEADRKAEELKTLERLEEELKSLPQPDPTVEAKYYEAKRAVDVLSSADLEAAKSFKPEELEAAYREREELRAKRAEVMAKLSLAKEVLKVAGMASGGRCPVCGGPLTEETVRRHEGEAKRLEEELRRIEARAYEVESAIKRLERARDEYMKTKEYLHLSLGEAKRRLEELKRLYEEQKALERRRAEASARLSAKRRLEEELKALEAKRAETERRLSALRARLAQVEAELSALRPKLAELGKTYEALRAKAEAYLKASSRAEELEEQSKSLRAELERTSKELAEVKREAEIHGRAEERGKAVRSALKDVKPLARKVLIEAVNAELNDVFVRLRHKEVFRSAELAQIEGRYYVVVSRSDGQKFLHTALSLGEANLAALALRVALAKALLGRPPLLILDEPTEHLDEIHRRRIVELVRDLARDVRTVLVTSHLGEFEEVADKRIDL; this is encoded by the coding sequence ATGTTGAAGTCGATAGAACTTAGAAATTTCAGAGTCCACGAGGACTTCGCGACCGACTTCGTCGAGGGCGTCAATTTCATCTACGGCCCCAACGGCGCCGGGAAGACCAGCCTCTTGGAGGCGATCGCGATAGCCCTCTACGGCTCTAGGTGGCTCCAAAAGACTAGGGCCAAGTGGTCAGACCTAGTGAGGAGGGGGGCCTCGGAGGCCTCGATCCAGCTGTCCTTCGTGGGGCTCGACGGAGTGGAGTACGTAGTGGCCAGGAGGTTCGGGCCTTCGGGGAGCATAACGGCGGGGACCTACCTGTTGGCTGAAGGCAAGATGGTGGCTAGAGGTGACCAGGAGGTGACGGCCGCCGTCATAAAGGCGTTGGGCCTCGGCGTGGAGGAATTCGCAAATCTCGCCTATATAAGGCAGGGCGAGTTGAGGCGGATATTGCTCGAGCCGGAGTACATCGATAGGCTCTTCCGCCTGGATGAGTTCGACGAGCTCGACGAAATAGTTAGGGACGTCTTGACGGCGGTCTCCAAGAAGAGGGAGAGGGCCGAGGGAAGACTCGAAGAGCTGAATAGGAGGGCCGAGGACTCCTCTAGGCGCCTAAAGGAGATAGAGGCGAAGTTGGAGGAGACCAAGAGGGAGGCCGAGGGGCTCCGTCCCTACTTCCAGCAGTATAAAGAGACCGAGGCCCAATTCGGCGCCTTGCGGGAGAGGGCCGCCGCGTTGGAGCAGGAGGCGAAGTCTCTTAGGGCCGAGGTGGAGAGGCTGGAGGAGGAGCTCGTGGAGCTAGACGTAGAAGCCGACAGGAAGGCCGAGGAGCTCAAGACGCTGGAGAGGCTCGAAGAGGAGCTGAAGTCACTCCCCCAGCCGGACCCCACAGTCGAGGCCAAATACTACGAGGCCAAGAGGGCTGTAGACGTCTTGTCCAGCGCCGACCTAGAGGCGGCCAAGTCCTTCAAGCCAGAAGAGCTGGAGGCGGCCTATAGGGAGAGGGAGGAGTTGAGGGCCAAGAGGGCCGAGGTGATGGCCAAGTTGAGCCTAGCCAAAGAGGTCTTGAAGGTGGCGGGCATGGCCAGCGGGGGGAGGTGTCCAGTCTGCGGCGGGCCTCTGACGGAGGAGACCGTGCGGAGACATGAAGGCGAGGCCAAAAGGCTTGAGGAGGAGTTGAGGAGGATAGAGGCCAGAGCCTACGAGGTGGAGAGCGCCATAAAGAGGCTCGAGAGGGCCCGCGACGAGTACATGAAGACGAAGGAATACCTACATCTCAGCTTGGGGGAGGCCAAGCGGAGGCTCGAAGAGTTGAAAAGACTCTACGAGGAGCAAAAGGCGTTGGAGAGGAGGAGGGCCGAGGCCTCGGCGAGGCTTTCGGCCAAGAGGAGGCTGGAAGAGGAGTTGAAGGCCCTTGAGGCCAAGAGGGCCGAGACCGAGAGGAGGCTTTCTGCATTGAGGGCCCGGCTCGCCCAAGTGGAGGCGGAGCTTTCGGCCTTGAGGCCTAAGCTCGCGGAGTTGGGCAAGACCTACGAGGCGCTTAGAGCCAAGGCCGAGGCCTACCTCAAGGCGTCGTCTAGGGCCGAGGAGCTCGAGGAGCAGTCGAAGTCCCTTAGGGCGGAGCTCGAGAGGACCTCCAAGGAGCTGGCCGAAGTCAAGAGGGAGGCGGAAATCCACGGGAGGGCCGAGGAGAGGGGGAAGGCCGTCAGATCCGCCCTAAAGGACGTAAAGCCTCTCGCGAGGAAGGTCCTAATCGAGGCGGTCAACGCCGAGCTGAACGACGTCTTCGTTAGGCTTAGACATAAAGAGGTCTTCCGCTCCGCCGAGCTGGCCCAAATTGAGGGGAGGTACTACGTGGTGGTGTCTAGAAGCGACGGCCAGAAGTTCCTCCACACGGCGCTCTCTCTAGGCGAGGCGAACCTCGCGGCGCTCGCCCTCAGAGTCGCTCTGGCCAAGGCCCTCTTGGGCCGTCCGCCTCTGCTCATATTGGACGAGCCCACTGAACACCTCGACGAGATCCATAGGAGGAGGATTGTGGAGCTGGTTAGAGACTTGGCCAGAGACGTGAGGACGGTCTTGGTCACGTCGCATTTAGGGGAATTTGAAGAGGTGGCGGATAAAAGGATAGATTTGTAG